A genomic stretch from Flavobacterium sp. KS-LB2 includes:
- a CDS encoding FkbM family methyltransferase has product MKKKIKKIISAIFPNGGIKEKIKLAYYSINKPKDTFYSVVQGSGNFIAYKTVFQDLTMITNEALYFIAPDFNYYQHFYKVKESDVVLDAGANCGHLSILFSKLTGSGGVVYAFEPDGYNVKRIDHNISLNKDLPGNIKIENLLLWDENKWIDFYEAGTVGSSAVWIPDSDKCVKKEAVRIDDWVTNNTIKKLDFIKMDIEGAEIEALAGCEETIRNLSPNFAIASYHIVDGEATFIKVEEFFKKMNYPYQTIRFRKNEIITFAGPCLKN; this is encoded by the coding sequence ATGAAGAAAAAGATAAAAAAAATCATTAGTGCCATTTTTCCTAATGGAGGTATAAAAGAGAAAATTAAGCTAGCCTATTATAGCATTAATAAACCGAAAGATACTTTTTATTCCGTAGTACAAGGAAGCGGGAATTTTATTGCTTATAAAACTGTTTTTCAGGATTTAACAATGATAACGAATGAAGCATTATATTTTATAGCACCGGATTTTAATTATTACCAGCATTTTTATAAAGTAAAAGAAAGCGATGTTGTTCTTGATGCTGGAGCCAATTGTGGGCATTTGTCGATTTTGTTTTCTAAATTGACCGGTTCAGGAGGGGTTGTTTATGCTTTTGAACCAGACGGTTATAATGTAAAGCGGATAGACCATAATATCAGTTTAAACAAAGACCTTCCAGGAAATATAAAAATTGAAAATTTGTTGCTTTGGGATGAAAACAAATGGATTGATTTTTATGAAGCAGGTACGGTAGGCTCCTCTGCAGTTTGGATTCCAGATAGTGATAAATGTGTTAAAAAAGAAGCCGTGCGTATTGATGATTGGGTTACAAACAATACCATTAAAAAATTAGATTTTATAAAAATGGATATCGAAGGTGCTGAAATAGAAGCTTTGGCTGGTTGTGAGGAAACGATACGAAATCTAAGCCCTAATTTTGCTATTGCCTCCTATCATATAGTAGATGGAGAAGCTACATTTATCAAAGTAGAGGAATTTTTTAAAAAAATGAATTATCCCTATCAAACGATTCGATTTAGGAAAAATGAAATCATAACGTTTGCAGGTCCCTGCTTAAAAAATTAG
- a CDS encoding glycosyltransferase family 2 protein, with translation MIILYHADAKVVELINADAIEIGKHAHLSIASFIALLSQEFPDEILVWCHLSLKEQLNLSGMEQLFHHKKLLFSYNPFGSFYIDRTIGYIDESPFTNVNSNVTFPTWQMSSWVGGVYLSVFLALKDEISSEKNFDYFLCSVAKLAMPKGLLCYSEPLLLKQQAHTIYPIKRNTFVLFRFVKQHYKTRWVFLLLLNFLLYERKFPVFPMLVSLFYKNRNANTMNLDGIVVQSSRVFSTAETIDVIIPTIGRSTYLYDVLKDFAKQVKLPNQIIIVEQNPLAGSTTELDYITSEKWPFPIQHFFTHQAGACNARNVALSHIQSEWIFLADDDNRFSPNLLVDVFKLIQQFGSPVVTVSYPQKNEIKKYFNVIQWPTFGAGNSIIKRDFLEKVKFNKALEFGYGEDGDFGMQLRNTGADILYLPEPEILHLKAPVGGFRTKPILQWQNDKIQPKPSPTIMLYKILHTTIEQQLGYKTILFFKYYKLQKIKNPLQYYSNFQKQWKRSVFWATELNKK, from the coding sequence ATGATAATTCTGTATCATGCTGATGCTAAGGTAGTCGAACTAATAAATGCGGATGCAATTGAAATCGGAAAGCACGCGCATTTGTCTATCGCTTCGTTTATCGCTTTATTGTCTCAAGAATTTCCAGATGAGATTTTGGTTTGGTGTCATTTGAGTCTAAAAGAACAATTGAATCTTTCTGGAATGGAACAATTATTCCACCATAAAAAACTCTTGTTTTCCTATAATCCTTTTGGAAGTTTCTATATTGATAGGACTATTGGTTATATTGATGAATCTCCTTTTACAAATGTAAATAGTAATGTAACTTTTCCGACTTGGCAAATGAGTAGCTGGGTTGGAGGTGTTTATTTGTCCGTTTTTTTAGCTTTAAAAGATGAAATTTCCAGTGAGAAAAATTTTGATTATTTTTTATGTTCTGTAGCAAAATTAGCTATGCCAAAAGGCTTGTTGTGTTATTCAGAACCCCTACTTTTAAAACAACAAGCGCACACTATTTATCCTATCAAGAGAAATACGTTTGTTCTTTTTCGATTTGTGAAACAGCATTACAAAACACGATGGGTATTTTTATTGCTTCTGAACTTCTTGCTTTACGAAAGAAAATTTCCAGTATTTCCGATGTTAGTATCTCTTTTTTACAAGAATAGAAATGCCAATACCATGAATCTTGATGGTATTGTAGTGCAATCCTCCAGAGTATTTAGTACTGCGGAAACGATTGATGTTATTATTCCAACTATTGGAAGGAGCACCTATTTATATGATGTATTGAAAGATTTTGCTAAGCAAGTCAAGTTGCCTAATCAGATTATTATTGTGGAACAAAATCCATTAGCAGGGAGTACGACTGAATTAGATTATATTACTTCAGAAAAATGGCCTTTTCCTATTCAGCATTTTTTTACGCATCAGGCGGGTGCTTGTAACGCCAGAAATGTAGCTTTGAGTCACATCCAAAGTGAATGGATATTTCTAGCAGATGATGATAATCGCTTTTCACCTAATTTATTGGTTGATGTTTTTAAATTAATACAACAATTTGGAAGTCCGGTTGTGACGGTTTCTTACCCTCAAAAGAATGAAATAAAAAAATACTTTAATGTAATTCAATGGCCTACTTTTGGTGCTGGTAACAGTATTATTAAAAGAGATTTTCTGGAAAAAGTAAAATTTAATAAGGCATTGGAATTTGGTTATGGTGAGGATGGTGATTTTGGAATGCAGTTGCGAAATACTGGTGCTGATATTTTGTATTTGCCTGAACCCGAAATACTCCATTTAAAAGCGCCTGTTGGTGGTTTTAGAACAAAGCCTATTTTGCAATGGCAAAATGATAAAATTCAGCCAAAGCCTTCACCTACAATAATGTTGTATAAAATTTTGCATACTACAATTGAGCAACAGTTGGGTTATAAAACCATTTTGTTCTTCAAGTATTATAAATTACAAAAGATCAAAAATCCGTTGCAGTATTATAGTAATTTTCAAAAGCAATGGAAAAGAAGTGTATTTTGGGCTACTGAATTAAATAAAAAATAA
- a CDS encoding glycosyltransferase family 2 protein: MKFSLIICTYMRPESLLQLLQSVREQTLYPDEILIIDGSVNQDTEWVLNKNQFKNLNYFCVPIKDRGLTRQRNFGIERVEKDIDVICFLDDDTVLEVDYFKQLLKTYELYPEALGAGGYILDETKCEFVGYDYLPTKDEFYFDGWKRKDGSRFVLRKKLGLDSNCPPGYSSLYSHGRSVGFLPPSGKTYEVEMLMGGVSSFRKEVFNTLQFSTYFEGYGLYEDADFTLRVAKIGKLYLNTAAQLYHYHDASGRPNQYLYGKMVVRNGWYVWRTKNPKPFLEAKLKWHSITILLTLIRFSNTFTTNKKKEAFTEALGRTVGWWSLLFNKPQ, encoded by the coding sequence ATGAAGTTTTCGTTAATCATCTGTACTTACATGCGCCCTGAGTCGTTGTTGCAATTGTTACAATCGGTTCGCGAACAAACGTTATATCCAGACGAAATTCTGATTATTGATGGTTCAGTAAATCAGGATACAGAGTGGGTTCTAAATAAGAATCAATTTAAGAATTTAAACTATTTCTGCGTGCCAATTAAGGATCGTGGATTAACGAGACAACGTAATTTTGGAATTGAGAGAGTAGAAAAGGATATTGATGTAATTTGTTTTCTAGATGATGATACGGTTTTAGAAGTGGATTATTTTAAACAATTATTAAAAACCTATGAGCTCTATCCAGAAGCTCTTGGAGCAGGAGGTTATATTCTTGACGAAACTAAATGTGAATTCGTAGGCTATGATTACCTGCCTACAAAAGATGAGTTTTATTTTGACGGATGGAAAAGAAAAGATGGAAGTCGCTTTGTATTGAGAAAGAAATTAGGACTGGATAGCAATTGCCCGCCGGGATATTCTTCTTTATATTCGCACGGAAGAAGCGTTGGTTTTTTGCCTCCTAGTGGTAAAACCTATGAAGTCGAAATGCTTATGGGAGGTGTTTCTTCTTTTAGAAAAGAAGTCTTCAATACATTGCAATTCTCGACTTATTTTGAAGGGTATGGCTTGTATGAAGATGCTGATTTTACCTTGAGAGTTGCTAAAATTGGAAAATTGTATCTGAATACTGCTGCTCAATTATATCACTATCACGATGCCTCGGGCAGACCCAATCAATATTTATACGGAAAAATGGTGGTGCGAAATGGTTGGTATGTTTGGCGTACTAAAAATCCTAAACCGTTTTTAGAAGCAAAACTAAAATGGCATTCTATCACAATACTTTTGACATTGATACGATTTAGCAATACATTTACAACAAACAAAAAGAAAGAGGCCTTTACGGAGGCTTTAGGTAGAACTGTGGGATGGTGGAGTTTGTTATTTAATAAGCCTCAATAA
- a CDS encoding glycosyltransferase family 4 protein — protein MKFAIITHVPHIVTKESYYAYAPYVREMNIWIKEVDTVMLLAPKSGSTKTAIDLVYVHENIEFVAIDSFDLLSLKGIFKTIFTIPKICWQLYTSIQKADHIHLRCPGNIGLLGCFIQIFFPNTPKTAKYAGNWDSKSKQPLTYKVQRWILGNSLLTRNMKVLVYGEWEGSSKNIKPFFTATYSESDKLPLHNKNLKGRIDFVFVGTLANGKNPLYAIQLVETVLKKGHNVVLKLYGEGVERKNLERYVEQNNLSHIISLEGNQNQQTLEKAYQDSHFVILPSASEGWPKAIAEGMFWGCVPVATAVSCVPLMLDYGERGVLLTMNLEADCRQIQTVISSEEDFKAIRTKASDWSRQYTLDVFEEGIKELLFLEVR, from the coding sequence ATGAAATTTGCAATCATTACTCATGTTCCTCACATAGTAACAAAAGAGAGTTACTACGCTTATGCGCCTTACGTTCGCGAAATGAATATTTGGATAAAAGAAGTAGATACGGTAATGTTGCTAGCCCCAAAATCTGGGTCAACAAAGACAGCTATTGATCTTGTATATGTGCATGAAAATATTGAGTTTGTTGCAATCGATAGTTTTGATTTACTTAGTTTAAAAGGGATTTTCAAAACGATATTTACAATTCCAAAAATTTGTTGGCAGCTCTACACGTCTATACAGAAAGCTGATCATATTCATTTGCGTTGTCCCGGAAATATTGGATTGTTGGGTTGTTTTATCCAAATTTTTTTCCCCAATACACCTAAAACCGCCAAATATGCTGGGAATTGGGATTCAAAATCGAAACAACCTTTAACCTATAAAGTGCAGCGTTGGATTTTAGGAAATTCGCTCCTAACTAGAAATATGAAGGTTTTGGTCTATGGAGAATGGGAAGGTAGCTCCAAAAATATAAAGCCTTTTTTTACGGCTACGTATTCAGAATCAGATAAATTACCCTTGCATAACAAAAATTTAAAAGGTAGGATTGATTTTGTTTTTGTAGGGACTTTGGCCAATGGAAAAAATCCCTTATATGCCATTCAGTTGGTAGAAACGGTATTGAAAAAAGGGCATAATGTAGTATTAAAGCTGTATGGGGAAGGTGTAGAGCGAAAGAATTTGGAACGCTATGTGGAACAAAATAATTTGAGCCACATCATTTCATTGGAAGGAAATCAAAATCAGCAAACGCTGGAAAAAGCCTATCAAGACAGTCATTTTGTTATTTTACCTTCCGCCAGTGAAGGTTGGCCCAAAGCCATTGCAGAGGGCATGTTTTGGGGATGCGTTCCAGTAGCTACTGCTGTTTCTTGCGTTCCATTGATGTTGGATTATGGAGAACGGGGTGTTTTACTGACAATGAATTTAGAAGCAGATTGTAGGCAAATACAGACTGTTATTAGCAGTGAAGAGGATTTCAAGGCTATTCGGACAAAAGCTTCAGACTGGTCTAGACAATACACCTTGGATGTTTTTGAGGAAGGAATAAAGGAGTTGTTATTTTTAGAAGTAAGATGA
- a CDS encoding glycosyltransferase family 2 protein, with protein sequence MKPVILKPIIGIVSPCYNEEQVLEETEKQLRNLILDLVERELVSDKSFVVFIDDGSSDATWTIIEQKASESSIVKGLKLAGNVGHQNALLAGLLTYNPDADALISIDADLQDDVRIIETMIQKYKLGIDVVYGVRKERTTDTFFKKNSALLFYFLIKKMKSNMIPNHADYRLCSNRVIKALSDFNEVNLFLRGIIPLIGFKKEVIYYDRLERFAGKSKFPLRKMLSFAWNGITSFSNFPLKLVTALGFIIFIVCLIMSGYAFMAVFTGDTVPGWLSTVLPMYFLGGIQLFSIGIIGEYIGKIYAEVKQRPRYIVEERID encoded by the coding sequence ATGAAGCCAGTTATTCTTAAGCCTATTATTGGAATCGTTTCTCCCTGTTATAATGAAGAACAGGTATTAGAAGAGACTGAAAAACAACTCCGCAATTTAATTCTTGATTTAGTTGAGCGTGAATTGGTTTCAGATAAAAGTTTTGTTGTTTTTATTGATGATGGAAGCAGTGATGCAACTTGGACCATTATTGAGCAAAAAGCAAGTGAAAGTAGTATTGTAAAAGGATTGAAATTAGCGGGAAATGTTGGGCATCAGAATGCATTGTTAGCAGGTTTGCTAACCTATAATCCCGATGCGGACGCATTAATTTCTATTGATGCCGATTTACAAGATGATGTTCGAATTATAGAAACAATGATTCAGAAATATAAATTGGGGATAGATGTGGTGTATGGTGTTAGGAAAGAACGCACAACAGATACTTTTTTTAAAAAAAATTCAGCCTTGCTGTTTTATTTTTTGATAAAGAAAATGAAATCGAATATGATTCCCAATCATGCAGATTATAGATTGTGCAGCAACCGAGTTATTAAGGCTCTTTCTGATTTTAATGAGGTCAATCTATTTCTTAGAGGGATCATCCCATTAATTGGATTTAAAAAAGAAGTCATTTACTATGACCGATTAGAGCGCTTTGCTGGAAAATCTAAATTTCCTTTACGCAAAATGCTATCTTTTGCTTGGAATGGTATTACTTCTTTTAGTAATTTTCCTTTGAAATTAGTAACGGCATTAGGCTTTATTATTTTTATCGTTTGTTTGATTATGAGTGGCTATGCATTTATGGCTGTTTTTACTGGAGATACTGTACCTGGTTGGTTGTCAACTGTTCTACCGATGTACTTTTTAGGAGGCATTCAATTGTTTTCCATTGGTATTATAGGAGAATATATAGGTAAAATATATGCAGAGGTCAAACAAAGACCGCGTTACATTGTAGAGGAAAGGATAGATTAG
- a CDS encoding MBOAT family O-acyltransferase, whose product MFFNSFSFALFLPIVFVLYWFVFNKTKSSQNALLIIASYYFYSCWDWRFLFLLVFSTFLDYYTGIRIEKAKTEASRKFWFWLSISVNLGFLGIFKYYNFFADSFSQLLNGIGLQTSPLLLNVVLPVGISFYTFHGLSYVIDIYHKRIKAEYNFVDYSLFVSYFPLLVAGPIERATHLLPQVKVKRSFDFDKAKEGVHQFIWGLVKKVVVADTCATYANAIFDNYESMNSLSLLLGAVYFAFQIYGDFSGYSDMALGMSKLFGIDLLRNFNYPYFSRDIAEFWRRWHISLSSWFRDYLYIPLGGSSGGMAMKIRNTFIIFLVSGFWHGANWTFIAWGFINALYFLPLLLLKRNRSNMEMVSLRWDFNSVSVFFSMLSTFAITCLAWVFFRAKSIGDAFDYISRIFTNGIFQGQYLEHERYNYENLLLVFVFIVVEWNSRRQVEPISGKYSMLKLALCMLAIIALGTYSDYKEFIYFQF is encoded by the coding sequence ATGTTTTTTAATTCGTTTTCTTTTGCTCTTTTTCTGCCTATCGTATTCGTTTTGTATTGGTTTGTTTTTAATAAGACCAAAAGCAGTCAAAATGCGTTGCTTATTATAGCGAGTTATTATTTTTATTCCTGTTGGGATTGGCGATTTTTGTTCTTATTGGTTTTCTCTACTTTTTTAGATTATTATACCGGTATTCGAATAGAAAAGGCAAAGACAGAAGCCAGTCGAAAATTTTGGTTTTGGTTGAGTATTAGTGTCAATCTGGGGTTTTTAGGGATTTTTAAATATTATAATTTTTTTGCTGATTCCTTCTCTCAATTGTTGAACGGTATTGGTTTACAAACGAGTCCACTTTTACTGAATGTAGTACTTCCCGTTGGGATTTCTTTTTATACTTTTCACGGATTATCGTATGTAATTGATATTTACCACAAACGAATCAAAGCGGAGTATAACTTCGTCGATTATTCTTTATTTGTCAGTTATTTTCCTTTATTGGTAGCGGGGCCTATTGAAAGAGCGACACACCTATTGCCACAGGTCAAAGTAAAACGCAGTTTTGATTTTGATAAAGCCAAAGAAGGGGTACATCAATTCATTTGGGGATTGGTCAAAAAAGTGGTTGTTGCAGATACCTGTGCTACATATGCCAATGCTATTTTTGATAATTATGAATCAATGAATTCTCTGTCACTACTATTGGGTGCTGTTTATTTTGCCTTTCAGATTTATGGGGATTTTTCAGGCTATTCAGATATGGCTTTAGGAATGTCTAAATTGTTTGGGATTGATTTGTTGCGTAATTTTAATTATCCCTATTTTTCTCGAGACATAGCCGAGTTCTGGCGCAGATGGCATATTTCGTTATCCTCTTGGTTTCGGGATTATTTATACATTCCATTGGGAGGCAGTAGTGGAGGAATGGCGATGAAAATTCGGAATACGTTTATTATATTTTTGGTCAGTGGTTTTTGGCATGGTGCCAATTGGACTTTTATAGCTTGGGGATTTATTAATGCGTTGTATTTTTTACCTTTATTGCTGTTAAAAAGAAATCGGTCTAACATGGAAATGGTTTCATTGCGCTGGGATTTCAATTCAGTTAGTGTGTTTTTTAGTATGTTGAGCACTTTTGCTATAACGTGTTTGGCTTGGGTATTTTTTAGGGCTAAATCGATAGGTGATGCGTTTGACTATATCAGTAGAATTTTTACGAATGGAATCTTTCAAGGTCAATATTTGGAGCACGAACGGTACAATTATGAGAACCTTTTATTAGTTTTTGTTTTTATTGTAGTAGAATGGAACAGTCGCAGACAAGTAGAGCCTATTTCAGGTAAGTACAGCATGCTGAAATTAGCTTTATGTATGTTGGCTATCATTGCTTTGGGAACGTATTCGGATTATAAAGAATTTATTTATTTTCAGTTTTAG
- a CDS encoding class I SAM-dependent methyltransferase, translated as MEVDFEKKYHEVEIENWWFKSRRKYLLDLLGDVSKDSKILDIGCSSGVFLKDLEVLGFKTEYLFGVDISENAIANCKANGIQNAFVMDAQDISLDEEFDIIIASDCLEHLEDDKKAISNWSRILKTGGTMYVFVPAFQSLWSHHDVVNMHFRRYTNQELKTKLVHENLTVVKSSYWNFSLFVPVYIFRKLSVFLSEDKKEKGQIIGNTTVNYILLKLLLLENSLLKYISFPFGISTFCIAKKI; from the coding sequence ATGGAAGTAGATTTCGAAAAAAAGTATCATGAAGTTGAAATAGAAAATTGGTGGTTTAAATCTAGAAGGAAGTATTTACTGGACTTATTGGGCGACGTATCAAAAGACAGTAAGATATTGGATATTGGGTGTTCATCAGGTGTTTTTTTAAAAGATTTGGAAGTTTTGGGGTTTAAAACAGAATATCTTTTTGGGGTTGATATTAGTGAAAATGCGATAGCGAATTGTAAAGCCAATGGAATTCAAAATGCATTTGTAATGGACGCCCAGGATATTTCACTAGATGAAGAGTTTGATATCATTATAGCGTCTGATTGTCTTGAACATTTGGAAGATGACAAAAAGGCTATTAGCAATTGGTCCAGGATATTGAAAACTGGAGGGACGATGTATGTTTTTGTTCCGGCTTTTCAATCTTTATGGAGCCATCATGATGTGGTTAATATGCATTTTAGAAGGTATACTAATCAAGAATTAAAAACCAAATTAGTCCATGAAAACTTGACTGTTGTTAAATCAAGTTATTGGAATTTTTCTTTATTTGTACCTGTTTATATTTTTAGAAAATTAAGTGTTTTTTTGTCTGAAGACAAAAAGGAAAAGGGGCAGATTATCGGTAATACAACCGTAAATTATATATTATTGAAGTTGTTGTTATTAGAGAACAGCTTGCTAAAGTATATTAGCTTTCCTTTTGGAATCAGTACTTTTTGTATTGCAAAAAAAATATGA
- a CDS encoding glycosyltransferase family 4 protein: MKEDKNVSVLAPLSLREGSGGMKIAFLTPEYPHLKTGSSGGIGTSIKNLAMGLLAEGCAVRVLVYGQKEEGVFDDNGICIQQIKNVKFKGLSWYLTRKKLEKIIDGLFESKEIDLVEAPDWTGITSFISPKKCPIIIRLNGSDTYFCQLDQRPVKWNNKFHEKRALKKADGLLSVSQFTADLTNEVFGLDKKFTIIPNSIDTSLFNNNPNNNASTLIPPLGVGEASGLLYFGTLIRKKGLLELPLIFNEVIKKNPNATLVLVGRDASDIVSGAASTWGLMQELFSLEAIANVTYLGSVPYSEIKKKIEQANVCVFPTFAEALPVSWIEAMALEKPIVASNIGWAKEVLDDGVSGFLEHPTAHKAYANKIITLLGDLNLQREFGIQARKKVEETFSISVVAKQSLLFYKSSIVSK; encoded by the coding sequence ATGAAAGAAGATAAAAATGTTTCGGTCTTGGCTCCCCTTTCCTTAAGGGAGGGGTCTGGGGGGATGAAAATAGCTTTCCTGACTCCCGAATATCCACATTTGAAAACGGGAAGCTCTGGAGGTATTGGCACTAGTATCAAAAACTTGGCAATGGGACTTTTGGCAGAAGGATGCGCTGTTCGGGTTTTGGTTTATGGACAAAAAGAAGAGGGGGTATTTGATGATAATGGGATTTGTATTCAACAGATAAAGAATGTGAAATTCAAAGGATTATCTTGGTACCTCACTAGGAAAAAACTGGAGAAAATAATTGATGGTTTGTTTGAGAGTAAAGAAATTGATTTGGTTGAAGCACCCGATTGGACTGGAATTACTTCTTTTATATCTCCAAAAAAATGCCCTATTATCATTCGATTGAACGGTTCTGATACTTATTTCTGCCAATTGGATCAACGCCCCGTAAAATGGAACAATAAATTCCACGAGAAAAGAGCCCTAAAAAAAGCGGATGGATTACTCTCGGTGAGTCAGTTTACAGCCGATTTGACTAATGAAGTATTTGGATTGGATAAAAAATTCACCATTATCCCGAATTCGATTGACACTAGTTTGTTCAATAACAACCCGAATAATAATGCTTCTACTCTTATACCCCCTTTAGGAGTTGGGGAGGCAAGTGGGCTCCTGTATTTTGGCACCTTGATTCGAAAAAAAGGATTGTTAGAGTTGCCTTTGATTTTTAATGAGGTGATTAAAAAAAATCCAAATGCAACATTAGTATTGGTAGGAAGAGATGCCTCCGATATTGTTTCTGGAGCCGCATCAACCTGGGGACTTATGCAAGAACTCTTTTCGCTTGAAGCAATTGCTAATGTAACCTATTTAGGAAGTGTTCCTTATAGTGAAATAAAAAAGAAAATAGAACAAGCAAATGTATGTGTGTTTCCTACATTTGCAGAAGCGCTTCCTGTTTCATGGATCGAAGCTATGGCTTTAGAAAAACCTATTGTAGCCTCTAATATAGGGTGGGCAAAAGAGGTTCTTGATGATGGAGTAAGTGGATTTCTAGAACATCCAACAGCGCATAAGGCGTATGCAAATAAAATCATCACCTTGCTTGGGGATCTAAATTTACAAAGGGAATTTGGTATTCAAGCCCGTAAAAAAGTAGAAGAAACCTTTAGTATATCAGTAGTGGCTAAGCAAAGTTTATTGTTTTATAAAAGTAGTATTGTATCAAAATGA
- a CDS encoding glycosyltransferase family 4 protein, producing MNSKKIAVLCNYELLTERVGGMDHFFWMFDATCKENGIQVDWFFPNQSLHGDYSKLTVFSSNHQNVENYFLGFCTQNPSDYSYVITHFIELCTPFFKKIKKISTAKIIAVDHNPRPIHGYPFKKKIEKKIKGFLFSKYINQFIGVSDYTVKELIKDFGFQIKTKTHIIHNGIALEDIQVRQKRNATKPSFLTASHLRESKGIQDLIQAVFILPEEIKKEIVIAVYGDGPYKKELENKIAGLSLQRCFNFMGSHSDLKSIYCEYDYLIHPSYEETFCYAVVESLAANTTVITTKEGGNVLGIITHLDNGFLYEAKKIKELSDLIIQIWIGEFKIEKNTRSDIENHFSLDRMVENHLALLFTNKF from the coding sequence ATGAATTCAAAAAAAATAGCGGTCCTCTGTAACTATGAACTTTTAACGGAACGGGTTGGCGGTATGGATCATTTTTTCTGGATGTTTGATGCAACATGCAAAGAAAATGGCATTCAGGTTGATTGGTTTTTCCCGAATCAATCTCTACATGGGGACTATTCTAAGCTTACTGTTTTTAGTAGTAACCATCAAAACGTAGAAAACTATTTTCTGGGATTTTGTACCCAAAACCCAAGCGATTATTCTTATGTTATTACCCATTTTATTGAATTGTGTACTCCTTTTTTTAAAAAAATAAAAAAAATTAGTACAGCTAAAATCATTGCTGTTGATCATAATCCGCGTCCCATACATGGGTATCCTTTTAAGAAAAAAATAGAAAAAAAAATCAAAGGGTTTTTGTTTTCCAAGTATATCAATCAGTTTATTGGCGTTTCTGATTATACGGTAAAAGAGTTAATCAAAGATTTTGGATTTCAAATTAAAACTAAGACTCATATTATTCATAACGGTATTGCTTTAGAGGATATTCAAGTTAGACAAAAACGAAACGCAACAAAACCTAGTTTTTTAACCGCTTCGCATTTGCGTGAATCAAAAGGAATACAAGATTTAATTCAGGCAGTTTTTATATTACCTGAGGAGATTAAAAAAGAAATAGTCATTGCTGTTTACGGTGATGGTCCTTATAAAAAAGAATTAGAGAATAAGATAGCTGGTTTGTCATTGCAAAGATGTTTTAATTTTATGGGGAGTCATTCAGATCTCAAATCTATTTATTGCGAATATGATTACTTAATTCACCCATCGTATGAAGAAACTTTTTGTTATGCTGTAGTGGAATCTTTGGCAGCAAATACGACTGTAATAACAACAAAAGAGGGTGGGAATGTTCTGGGTATAATTACCCATTTAGATAATGGTTTCTTGTATGAGGCAAAAAAAATAAAGGAATTATCGGATTTAATTATTCAAATTTGGATAGGTGAATTTAAAATTGAAAAAAATACCAGAAGCGATATCGAAAATCATTTTTCACTGGATCGAATGGTCGAAAATCATTTGGCTTTGTTGTTTACTAATAAATTTTAA